A single region of the Brassica napus cultivar Da-Ae unplaced genomic scaffold, Da-Ae ScsIHWf_1826;HRSCAF=2462, whole genome shotgun sequence genome encodes:
- the LOC111215548 gene encoding putative F-box protein At3g20030, with amino-acid sequence MTMISDLSRDLVEEILSKVPITCLRAVRSTCKLWNVLSKDRVLCKTDITHQFIGFMVKEYRICSMRFSLHGVGSSINEIGNLFNQAEICNIIHCDGLLLCVTKEDKIRSLVVWNPYLGQTRWIQPINNYHRFESSDKYAFGYDHKNRNHKILRVFDVNRYEIYDFSSNSWRILDIIPDDDIWSRQRGASLKGNTYFVAKEKTLVDEDVVGEVEIDEPHNLLLCFDFTREGFGPFLPLPFLHYNEDIGTLSTLRDEKLVVLYQRMVCPEVEIWVTTNIEPDAVSWTPFLNIDMQPLDRGFQFGLCSGASFFIDEEMKIAVVFYIYRAEKMAKTRSYHSVCITGENGYLDNLDLGDAAYRHVPMRENPYCCPLVCSYVPSLVQIN; translated from the coding sequence ATGACGATGATTTCAGATCTTTCGAGGGATTTGGTAGAGGAAATACTCTCTAAGGTTCCTATAACCTGTCTAAGAGCGGTGCGATCTACTTGTAAATTGTGGAATGTTTTATCCAAAGATAGGGTTTTATGTAAAACAGACATAACGCATCAGTTTATTGGATTCATGGTGAAGGAGTACAGGATTTGTTCAATGAGATTCAGTCTCCATGGTGTGGGTTCATCTATAAATGAGATAGGTAATTTATTTAATCAAGCTGAGATATGTAATATCATCCACTGCGACGGTTTGTTGTTATGCGTCACCAAGGAAGACAAGATTAGGAGCCTCGTGGTTTGGAACCCATATTTAGGACAAACCAGATGGATCCAACCCATTAATAATTACCACAGATTTGAGTCATCAGACAAATATGCTTTCGGATACGACCACAAAAACCGTAACCACAAAATCTTGAGAGTTTTTGATGTTAACCGGTAtgaaatctatgattttagctCTAATTCATGGAGGATTCTTGATATCATTCCGGATGATGATATATGGTCTCGTCAACGAGGTGCTTCTTTAAAAGGAAATACTTATTTTGTGGCTAAAGAAAAAACATTAGTAGACGAGGATGTAGTAGGAGAGGTAGAGATAGACGAGCCTCATAATTTATTACTATGTTTTGATTTCACAAGAGAGGGATTCGGACCGTTTCTACCTTTGCCGTTTCTGCACTATAATGAGGATATCGGGACTCTGTCTACTCTTAGAGACGAGAAACTCGTGGTATTATATCAGCGCATGGTTTGTCCTGAGGTAGAGATTTGGGTGACAACCAATATTGAGCCGGATGCAGTGTCATGGACCCCCTTTTTAAACATTGACATGCAACCACTCGACCGTGGTTTTCAGTTTGGCCTTTGCTCTGGCGCCAGCTTCTTTATTGACGAGGAGATGAAAATCGCTGTGGTTTTCTATATATACCGAGCGGAGAAAATGGCCAAGACGCGCTCTTACCATTCAGTTTGCATCACTGGAGAGAATGGATATTTGGATAATTTGGATCTTGGAGATGCTGCGTATCGCCATGTTCCTATGCGAGAAAATCCGTATTGCTGCCCACTTGTGTGCTCTTATGTTCCTAGTTTAGTGCAAATCAACTAA